Proteins from one Phoenix dactylifera cultivar Barhee BC4 unplaced genomic scaffold, palm_55x_up_171113_PBpolish2nd_filt_p 000544F, whole genome shotgun sequence genomic window:
- the LOC120106397 gene encoding uncharacterized protein LOC120106397 encodes MDGANGEEFAMGCILAIKTTLGDEFEGQIITYDRPSNILVLQEGTTEPGARRNIRLLKANYIKDFTLVGRGEDPLDPKKCFIDLAAIQAREEAALRQAEIVAERIGVGVTAEAQSIFDALSKTLPVHWDKTVIVVMNEVRVCSPYLPDNVNGGTPAANERVKKVLEFERKRLQARPSGRF; translated from the exons ATGGACGGGGCCAACGGCGAGGAGTTTGCGATGGGGTGCATCCTCGCCATCAAGACGACGCTCGGCGACGAGTTCGAGGGACAGATCATCACATACGACCGTCCTTCCAACATCCTTGTCCTTC AAGAGGGCACCACGGAGCCCGGGGCTCGGCGGAACATTCGGCTGTTGAAGGCCAACTACATCAAGGACTTCACCCTCGTGGGGAGGGGCGAGGACCCTCTTGACCCCAAGAAGTGCTTCATCGATCTTGCCGCCATCCAGGCGAGGGAGGAGGCTGCATTGAG ACAAGCAGAGATCGTAGCTGAGCGGATTGGCGTCGGGGTCACTGCTGAGGCTCAGAGTATTTTTGATGCATTGTCCAAGAC GCTTCCAGTTCATTGGGATAAGACTGTCATAGTGGTGATGAATGAAGTGCGTGTATGCAGTCCATATCTCCCCGACAATGTTAATGGGGGAACACCAGCTGCCAATGAACGGGTGAAGAAAGTA CTTGAGTTTGAAAGGAAAAGGTTACAAGCTCGCCCATCTGGACGGTTTTGA